One region of bacterium genomic DNA includes:
- a CDS encoding efflux RND transporter periplasmic adaptor subunit, with amino-acid sequence MKSKRRYLKYIIIAAILLVGVVIIRARSGGNATPELRTETVKLGDVVATVSATGVLQPLTTVEVKSNVGGEIVELTVDEGDVVKAGQLIARIDPSDSLTDLSQAEADYQGAEARVNQTKQGSSMQQLQTAANIVSAQQALESSRQRLAQAESQAKIQPTLTSEAIKQAASALASAQATLTQTKSALVPQKLASAQAAYDQAKATYDQSQFNFTRQQALLEKGFVSKSQLEAAEQQFSVAKAQLNNAKIKLDTVKDEAFQDLSNAQARYDQSKSALETARTNRIQDSLKQQDLAAARAAFKQSKASLDAVNATSYQNQMKVEDILQAQSQLERAKAAVKNAHTQVSYCTITAPRAGVVVKKYVDKGSIVTAGRAAVGGGSGSGITIVDIADTTHMWVVVNVDETDIGKIQLGQRVSVRVDAYPKEKFKARVIKIAPLAVVDQNVTTVPVTVELERINRQLKPQMNATCDFIIGNKRNVLCLPSAAIKETKNGMTVSVLANGKQETRVIQVGLAGDDYTEIISGLKEGDIVVNGNGSTSSQGTGTGSTQRTGQRRGGPPRMF; translated from the coding sequence GTCCTGCAGCCACTAACGACAGTAGAGGTTAAATCGAACGTCGGTGGAGAGATAGTCGAATTAACGGTTGACGAAGGCGACGTGGTCAAAGCCGGCCAGTTAATTGCCCGCATCGACCCTTCTGATTCATTGACGGATCTGTCGCAAGCGGAAGCTGATTACCAAGGGGCAGAAGCGAGAGTAAATCAGACTAAGCAGGGTTCGAGCATGCAGCAACTGCAAACGGCTGCCAACATCGTAAGTGCGCAGCAAGCGCTTGAATCCAGCCGTCAACGGCTTGCACAAGCTGAGTCGCAGGCCAAAATCCAGCCAACTCTAACATCTGAAGCAATTAAGCAAGCCGCAAGTGCGCTTGCCTCCGCTCAAGCGACATTGACCCAAACCAAGTCAGCGTTGGTTCCTCAGAAACTGGCATCTGCCCAGGCCGCTTACGACCAGGCCAAGGCGACTTACGACCAATCGCAGTTTAATTTCACCCGTCAACAAGCGCTTCTGGAAAAAGGTTTCGTCTCTAAAAGCCAACTTGAGGCTGCAGAACAACAGTTCTCCGTAGCTAAAGCTCAATTGAATAACGCAAAAATCAAACTTGATACCGTAAAGGATGAAGCCTTCCAAGACCTTAGTAATGCACAGGCTAGATATGATCAATCCAAATCTGCCCTAGAAACTGCTCGAACTAATCGAATTCAAGACTCACTCAAGCAACAAGACCTGGCGGCGGCAAGGGCAGCATTTAAGCAATCCAAAGCTTCTTTGGATGCCGTCAATGCAACTTCCTATCAGAACCAAATGAAGGTCGAGGACATCTTGCAGGCCCAATCACAATTGGAACGCGCAAAGGCAGCCGTCAAGAATGCCCATACTCAGGTCAGCTATTGCACTATCACCGCTCCTAGAGCCGGTGTTGTGGTCAAAAAGTATGTTGATAAAGGTTCAATTGTGACTGCGGGACGCGCTGCTGTCGGCGGAGGGAGTGGCTCAGGCATAACCATTGTCGATATCGCCGATACCACCCACATGTGGGTAGTTGTGAATGTCGATGAGACGGATATCGGCAAAATTCAACTTGGTCAGCGGGTTAGCGTTCGGGTGGATGCATATCCGAAAGAAAAATTCAAAGCGCGGGTGATTAAAATTGCCCCATTGGCAGTAGTCGACCAAAACGTTACCACCGTGCCGGTTACCGTAGAGCTAGAACGGATCAATCGCCAACTTAAACCCCAGATGAACGCTACTTGCGATTTCATCATCGGCAACAAACGGAATGTACTTTGTCTCCCAAGTGCAGCGATTAAAGAAACCAAGAACGGCATGACGGTCTCTGTTTTGGCGAATGGAAAACAGGAAACCCGTGTCATCCAAGTAGGTTTAGCCGGCGATGACTACACCGAAATAATAAGCGGATTGAAAGAGGGCGACATCGTTGTAAATGGGAATGGTTCGACATCGAGCCAAGGTACTGGAACAGGATCAACCCAAAGGACAGGTCAGCGCCGTGGCGGACCGCCACGAATGTTCTAG